Proteins encoded together in one Acanthochromis polyacanthus isolate Apoly-LR-REF ecotype Palm Island chromosome 12, KAUST_Apoly_ChrSc, whole genome shotgun sequence window:
- the zgc:92606 gene encoding gamma-aminobutyric acid receptor-associated protein-like 1, producing MSSLYQRSVPLEVRRAEGERVRAKHPDKIPIIVERAQRSRAPELDKKKYLVPSDLTVGQLCFLIRQRVSLRPEEALFFFVNNSLPPSSSPLSAVYEEHHDEDLFLYMTYSNESVYGA from the exons ATGAGCAGTCTGTACCAGCGTTCAGTACCACTGGAGGTGAGGAGAGCCGAGGGGGAGAGAGTCCGGGCCAAACACCCCGACAAGATACCG ATCATCGTGGAACGAGCCCAGAGGTCACGAGCTCCTGAACTGGACAAGAAGAAATACCTGGTGCCCTCAGATTTAACAG TCGGCCAGCTGTGCTTCCTGATCCGTCAGCGGGTGTCTCTGCGGCCAGAGGAAGCGCTCTTCTTCTTTGTCAACAACTCCCTCCCTCCGTCCAGCTCGCCGCTGTCCGCCGTCTATGAG GAGCACCATGACGAGGACCTGTTTCTCTACATGACCTACAGCAACGAGAGCGTGTACGGCGCCTGA